The following coding sequences lie in one Neptunomonas phycophila genomic window:
- a CDS encoding bifunctional diguanylate cyclase/phosphodiesterase — MHRLFGIICTSHLPTAFTAISLVVLYGLVLWLPPLAAQASKTPEFVETSETLKQSGDIDLHRTQDIQSMSPDSLDDTDTSPEAANAIFNSGFRLSLEEGLQTDTVIKYMMIASSLLLLTGYWVWVLRREIRIRQSAEMREQGRSQVLESLSKATPLPDILMQIVRNVEHANPEMLCSILILNPETKQLTYGAAPSLPDFYNTAVEGLMIGDGIGSCGTAAFRGERVIAENLQTHPYWQEFKALTKKANLASCWSQPIIDSDGVVLGTFAIYHRTPMLPSKQEIQLIESYASLADIVITTHRIEKEIRIAATAFESNEGMLVTNADHIIIKVNQAFTRITGYSAEEAIGQSPDILNSQLNDTAQRSTLWQNINETGFWEGELWGRHKHGHEHPEHLSIRAVKDTNGKITNYVATITDITLRKEAAEEIERLAFYDPLTQLPNRRLLLERLHQAVITSQRNGTTGALLFLDLDQFKTLNDTLGHSVGDTLLNEVAKRLSACVRDNDTVARLGGDEFVVILENLNSNELHAGTQTEIITHKILDKLSTPYKLEQEDYTLSTSAGAALFHGDVSEVEELLKQADIAMYQAKKSGRNQLRFFDNDMQDAINIRVERERELEVAIAQKEFQLYYQVQVNDALKPIGAEALIRWIHPQRGLIPPVEFIPLAEENGLILPIGQWVLESACEQLDQWQDNPATQHLSISINVSAKQFHLDDFIEQVKSTIGRYRFPIERLKFELTEGLLLDDIEKAATRISQLGSLGIQVSLDDFGTGYSSLQYLKKLPLYQLKIDQSFVRDIPGGDRDIAIVRTIIAMTESLGLNVIAEGVENQQQLDCLIHEKCSHFQGYFFQKPIPVDKFTAFIQSTMK, encoded by the coding sequence ATGCATAGATTATTCGGCATTATATGCACATCACACCTACCTACAGCATTCACTGCTATCTCATTGGTAGTTCTTTACGGCTTAGTTTTATGGCTACCGCCTTTAGCGGCGCAAGCGTCAAAAACCCCTGAATTTGTCGAAACAAGCGAGACACTTAAACAAAGCGGAGATATCGACCTACACCGCACTCAAGATATTCAATCCATGAGTCCTGATAGCTTGGACGACACTGACACTTCGCCGGAAGCAGCAAATGCAATATTCAACAGTGGTTTTAGGTTATCTCTAGAGGAAGGCTTACAAACTGATACCGTCATTAAATATATGATGATTGCCTCATCGTTACTGTTATTAACCGGTTATTGGGTTTGGGTTTTACGACGAGAAATCCGTATTAGACAATCGGCAGAAATGCGGGAACAAGGGAGAAGCCAAGTACTTGAAAGCCTGTCAAAAGCGACCCCTTTACCAGATATCTTAATGCAAATTGTCCGCAACGTAGAGCATGCAAACCCCGAGATGCTTTGCAGTATTCTGATACTCAATCCAGAGACAAAACAGCTCACCTACGGAGCAGCCCCCAGCCTACCTGACTTTTATAACACGGCCGTTGAAGGGTTGATGATTGGTGATGGTATTGGCTCTTGCGGCACCGCTGCTTTTCGCGGAGAGCGAGTCATCGCCGAAAATTTACAAACTCACCCTTATTGGCAAGAATTTAAAGCGCTGACTAAAAAAGCCAACTTAGCCTCATGCTGGTCTCAACCAATCATCGATAGCGACGGGGTGGTATTAGGCACTTTTGCTATTTATCACCGAACGCCGATGCTGCCTTCAAAACAAGAAATACAATTAATAGAGAGCTATGCCAGCCTAGCTGATATCGTTATTACCACCCACCGTATTGAAAAAGAAATTCGCATAGCCGCAACCGCCTTCGAATCAAACGAAGGAATGCTAGTGACTAATGCCGACCACATCATTATCAAGGTCAACCAAGCATTCACGCGCATCACAGGCTATAGCGCAGAAGAAGCCATAGGCCAATCTCCGGATATACTCAATTCACAACTAAACGACACCGCCCAACGATCAACCTTGTGGCAGAACATCAACGAGACTGGCTTTTGGGAAGGTGAACTGTGGGGTCGCCATAAGCATGGCCACGAACATCCAGAACACTTATCTATCCGAGCCGTAAAAGATACAAACGGGAAGATAACAAACTACGTTGCCACCATTACAGATATCACCTTGCGCAAAGAAGCCGCAGAAGAAATCGAAAGACTGGCCTTCTACGACCCCCTTACACAACTGCCTAACCGGCGCCTGTTACTGGAGCGGCTTCATCAAGCCGTGATTACCAGCCAGAGAAATGGAACGACCGGTGCTTTACTATTCCTAGATTTGGATCAATTTAAGACGCTAAACGATACATTAGGCCATAGTGTTGGCGACACTTTATTAAACGAAGTAGCCAAACGCCTTTCTGCATGTGTGAGAGATAATGATACCGTTGCACGTTTAGGTGGAGATGAATTTGTTGTTATTTTAGAAAATCTAAATAGCAATGAATTACACGCGGGTACACAAACTGAGATTATCACCCACAAGATACTCGACAAACTAAGCACCCCCTACAAACTCGAGCAAGAAGATTACACGCTCTCGACAAGCGCAGGTGCTGCATTATTTCATGGCGACGTCAGCGAGGTTGAAGAGCTATTAAAACAAGCCGATATAGCCATGTATCAAGCGAAAAAATCAGGCCGTAACCAGCTTCGATTTTTTGATAACGACATGCAAGATGCTATTAACATTCGCGTCGAGCGTGAGCGCGAGTTAGAAGTTGCTATCGCACAAAAAGAGTTCCAATTGTATTACCAAGTACAAGTGAATGATGCTTTAAAGCCAATCGGCGCGGAGGCTCTCATTCGTTGGATTCACCCTCAACGCGGCTTAATTCCCCCGGTAGAGTTTATTCCTTTAGCCGAAGAAAACGGACTTATTTTACCTATAGGGCAGTGGGTTCTGGAGTCTGCTTGCGAGCAACTCGATCAATGGCAAGACAACCCCGCAACCCAGCATTTATCGATTTCGATTAACGTAAGCGCTAAACAATTCCACCTTGATGATTTCATTGAGCAAGTAAAATCAACGATTGGCCGTTATCGCTTTCCAATAGAACGGCTTAAATTTGAACTAACAGAAGGGCTCCTTTTAGATGATATTGAAAAGGCGGCGACGAGGATTAGTCAATTAGGTAGCTTAGGCATACAAGTATCACTCGATGATTTTGGGACCGGTTATTCATCATTGCAATACCTCAAAAAGTTACCGCTCTATCAACTTAAAATAGATCAGTCCTTTGTGCGTGATATCCCAGGTGGAGATCGAGACATAGCCATCGTCCGCACGATTATTGCTATGACAGAAAGCTTAGGCCTCAATGTTATTGCCGAAGGCGTCGAAAACCAGCAGCAGTTAGATTGCTTAATCCACGAGAAATGTAGCCATTTTCAAGGCTACTTCTTTCAGAAGCCCATTCCTGTTGACAAATTCACAGCCTTTATTCAATCAACCATGAAATAA